In the genome of Pelodiscus sinensis isolate JC-2024 chromosome 3, ASM4963464v1, whole genome shotgun sequence, one region contains:
- the MAL gene encoding myelin and lymphocyte protein isoform X1, which produces MFQGAFAGRLLALAPPSASGACSRPAVRKRWGPDNGNGRQVFGGLVWILVASTRVASAMIQGWVMFVSVFCFTLSTLLMCLYFCGAHGGKSSWLAVDAFYHSMAALFYLSAAVLQAFATIQAKDTFSFKIYQEDISAVVFAFAATLTYVIHKAFSLLRWKSS; this is translated from the exons ATGTTCCAGGGAGCGTTTGCAGGGCGCCTCTTGGCTCTCGCGCCCCCCAGCGCTAGTGGAGCCTGTTCACGGCCGGCCGTGCG GAAGCGGTGGGGGCCAGACAATGGGAATGGGCGCCAG GTCTTTGGCGGCCTTGTCTGGATTCTGGTGGCCTCGACCCGTGTAGCTTCTGCAATGATCCAAGGCTGGGTGATGTTTGTCTCCGTGTTCTGCTTCACTCTGTCAACGCTCCTCATGTGCCTCTATTTCTGCGGTGCGCACGGTGGGAAATCGTCTTGGCTCGCAGTG GATGCCTTCTACCATTCAATGGCTGCTCTGTTTTACCTGAGTGCTGCGGTTTTACAAGCCTTTGCCACCATCCAGGCCAAAGACACGTTCTCATTTAAAATTTACCAGGAAGATATCTCAGCAGTG GTATTCGCGTTTGCAGCCACCTTGACGTACGTGATCCACAAAGCGTTCTCTCTGCTGCGATGGAAATCGTCATAA